In the Actinomycetes bacterium genome, CCTCCGGCACAGCGACGCCAGCGCCGCCCTGGAGGCCGGCGCGAAGGTCGAGGTGCTGTCCAAGCGGCTGGGCCACTCCAAGATCTCGATCACGCAGGACATCTACCTGCACGTGCGGGAGACCGCGGACCGGGAGGTCGCCGACACCGTCGCGCGGGCGATCCTCGGCCCTCCCGTTAGCACCCTGTTAGCAGCGCCCCCACCTGGCCTGGCCAGTGGGGGCGCTGTGCTGCATCTTCCCACCTCACAGGGCTATCCCCGTGCGCAGATGCAACCAGGGCATCACTCCCACTCGATCGTGCCTGGCGGCTTGGAGGTGACGTCGTAGGCGACCCGGTTGACGCCGGGGACCTCCCCGACGACCCGGGTGGAGATGCGCTCGAGGACCTCCCAGGGAAGGCGGGCGAAGTCGGCCGTCATCGCGTCCTCGCTGGTGACCGCGCGGACCACGATCGGGTAGGCGTAGGTGCGCCCGTCGCCCATGACCCCGACGGTGCGCACGGCCAGGAGCACGGCGAACCACTGCCACAGCTCGGCGTCCAGGCCGGCCCGGCGCACCTCCTCGAGCACGATCCGGTCTGCCGCTCGCAGTGTCTCGAGCCGCTCGGCGGTCACCTCGCCGACGATCCGGACCGCGAGCCCCGGCCCTGGGAACGGCTGGCGCAGGACCACGTCCTCGGGCAGGCCGAGTTCCTCCCCGACCCGGCGCACCTCGTCCTTGAACAGCAGGCGGAGCGGCTCCACCAGCTCCAGGTGCATCTGCTCGGGCAGGCCGCCGACGTTGTGGTGGGTCTTGATGGTGGCGGTCTGCTTGCCGCCCGACTCGACCACGTCCGGGTACAGGGTGCCCTGCACCAGGAAGCGGGCGTCGTCGTGGTCGCGCGCGACCTCCTCGAACACGCGGATGAACTCGGCGCCGATCGCCTTGCGCTTGACCTCCGGGTCGGTCACCCCGGCGAGCCGGTCGAGGAAGCGGTCGGCCGCCTTCACGTGGACGAGGTTGACCTTGAAGTCACGCCGGAACGTCTCCTCGACCTGCTCGGCCTCGCCGTGCCGCAGCAGCCCGGTGTCGACGAACACGCAAGTCAGCCGGTCGCCGATCGCCCGGTGGACGAGCAGGGCGGCGACCGAGGAGTCGACCCCGCCCGACAGGGCGCACAGCACGTGGGCGTCCCCCACCTGGGCGCGGACGGCCGCCTGCTGCTCCTCGATGATCGACATGCTGGTCCAGTTGGGCCGGCAGCCCGCCGCGTCGTACAGGAAGTTCTTGAGCAGGTCGAGGCCGCGCGGGGTGTGGGCCACCTCGGGGTGGAACTGCACCCCGTACAGCCCCCGGGCCGGGTCCTCGAACCCAGCCACCGGCGCGGCCTCGGTCCAGGCGGTGACCTTCGCTCCCGGCGGTGCGGCGGTGACCGTGTCGCCGTGGCTCATCCACACGGTCTGCTCGGCGGGCAGGTCGCGGAAGAGCACGCTCTGGATCTCGGCGCTGAGCAAGGTGCGGCCGTACTCGCGCACACCGGTCGGCTCGACCCGGCCGCCGAGCGCGCGCGCCATCGCCTGCTGCCCGTAGCAGAGCCCGAGCACGGGGATGCCGAGGTCGAGCAGCCGGAGGTCGAGCGCGGGTGCGGCCGGCTCGTAGACCGAGGCGGGGCCGCCGGACAGGATGAGGGCCCTGGCCCCGCGGGCGCGGACCGCCTCCGGGTCGACGTCGTAGGGCACGACCTCGGAGTAGACGTGGCACTCGCGCACCCGGCGGGCGATGAGCTGGGCGTACTGGGCCCCGAAGTCGAGGACGAGGACGGTGTCGTGGCCGGCGATGGGCGTCATCCATGGAGGATACCAACCGTTACCTGACTTGCATGCGTAGCCGCGAACCCTGCCAGGGTGGCCTGGGTCTGGCGAGGACGGCTCAACCGGAGTACTTTGAGGAACAACACAAGTTGCGGCGCGTCGCCCATCTTGGTGCCTGGACCCAGCACCACGCAGATCTTGCGTGGTGCCTTTTTGTTTGCACCGGTTCCGACGCCCGCGGGGGGCGGGCGGGAGACAAGAGGCTGGAGGACGCCATCGTGCACCCACCGGAGGACCCGGCCGTGGAGCCGGTGCAACACGTCGGGGTCGAGGGCGAGCCCAGCGCCGAGGCCGGGAGGACGCGGCGGCGGGCTCCGGGCGCCGATCCCGAGGTCAAGTCGTTCGGTGCCGAGCGGACCTGTGCGGCCGAAGGCTGCCAGACCCGGCTCTCGCGCTACAACCCGGACAGCTACTGCTCGGTGCACCGGGGCTGGGACCGCCAGGTGGTGACAAGGCGGCGACGGGGCGGTGACGACGACGGTGACCAGCTGAGCGAGCGCGACGCTCCGGAGTAGCCTACCGGCCGCCCCGGCGCTGGCACCCTCAGCCCATGCCCACGTGCTGGCTTTGCTGCAGGTTCGCCTAGGCGGGCCGGCTGCGCGTGGGCCACAAGCCCTCAGCCCATGCCAACGTGCTGGCTTCGCTGCAGGAGCTTGCCCTCGGTCTGCAGGGCGGGGGCGACCATGACCTCGGCCTTCTGGAACTCCTTGACGCTGGCGTACCCGCAGGTGGCCATCGAGGTGCGCAGGGCGCCGAACAGGTTCATGGTCCCGTTGTTGACCGGGGCTGGCCCGAGCAGGATCTCCTTCAGCGTGCCCAAGGTGGTGGTCTTCACCCGGGTCCCCCTGGGAAGGTCCGGATGGAACGTGGCCATCCCCCAGTGGTAGCCCCGGCCCGGCGCCTCGACCGCTCTGGCCAGCGGCGAGCCGATCATCACCGCGTCCGCGCCGCAGGCGATCGCCTTGGCCACGTCGCCGCCGGTGCGCATGCCACCGTCGGCGATGACCTGCACGTAGCGGCCGGTCTCCTCGAGGTGACGGATGCGTGCACCGGCGGCGTCGGCCAGCGCAGTGGCCTGGGGCACGCCGATGCCGAGTACCCCCCGAGTCGTGCAGGCGGCGCCCGGGCCCACGCCGACCAGGACGCCGGCCGCGCCCGTCCGCATGAGGTGCAGCGCGGTCGAGTACGAGGCGCAGCCGCCCACGATCACGGGCAGGTCGTAGCGGGCGATGAAGGTCTTGAGGTTGAGCGGCTGGCTGGTGCTCGAGACGTGCTCGGCCGAGACCACGGTGCCCTGGATGACGAGGATGTCCAGGCCGGCGTCGAGGGCGAACTGGTGGTAGCGCTCGACCCGCTGGGGGGTCAGCGACGCTGCTGCGACGACGCCCGCCTCCTTGACCTCCTGGACCCGGCGGCCAATCAGCTCGGGCTGGATCGGCTCGCGGTAGATCTCCTGCATCCGCTTGGTCGCCTCGACGTCGGGCAGTCCCGCGATCTCCTGGTAGACCGCGTCAGGGTCGGCGTACCGGGTCCACAGGCCCTCGAGGTTGAGCACGCCGAGCCCGCCCAGCCGCCCGAGCTCGATCGCGATCCGGGGCGAGACCACCCCGTCCATGGCCGACGCGAGCAACGGCAGCTCGAAGTGGTAGGCGTCGATGTCCCAGGAGATGTCGATGTCGTCGGGGTCGCGCGTGCGCCTGCTGGGCACGATCGCGATGTCGTCGAAGCCGTAGGCGCGCCGACCGCTCTTGCCGATTCCGATCTCTACCTCAGCCACGGTTTTCCTCCCAGAACGTGTCTGACTGCGGTCCTCCCCAGGGTCAAGCACGGGGCTCCGCAGCCCAGGCAACAGGTTGTACCATGCGAGGGTTCACGAAAAATCATGATCGACCCTGCACAGAGGTGCCCGTGTCCGACCCCCTCGACCCGTTCGAGCCCGACGACGACGAGCAGTCCGACCCCATCGACGAGGAGGAGCGCGCCTCCCTGCTCGAGGACCTCGCCGACTTGGCCGAGTTCCGCGAGGCGCTGGAGCCGCGCGGCTTCCGGGGCGTGGTCATCCCCTGCCCCGACTGCGAGGAGGACCACTTCTTCGGGTGGGACCTGCTGCGCGAGAACCTCGAGCACATCCTCGAGCAGGGTGAGCCTCGCGTCCACGAGCCGGCGTTCGAGCCGTCGATCGACCACTACGTCACCTGGGACTACGGCAAGGGCTTCGTGGACGGCCTGCTCGAGGGCGAGCACGAGTCCGGCCCGCTGCGCGACGGCTGGACGTCGCCGACCGAGGCGGCCCGACGCATCCGCCGTGCCCTCACCACCCGCGGCCTGACCGAGGACGAGGTCGCCGCGGTGCTCAGTGAGGGCGGCCTGCCCGCCGGCAGCGACCTCGAGTAGCCCACCGCTCCCCTCGCCGACCTCGGGGTAGCTCACCGCTTCCTCGTCTGCACCTGACACTGCGCCCCACGGCCCACACGCGCCTTCCACCCAGCGCCAGCGCGGGGACCTGCCGTTCACCGAATGCCGGGCACCCGGACCCGCCAGCGCAGGGACCCTGCCGTTCACCGAATGCCGGGCACCCGGACCCGCCAGCGGCGCGGCGGCGGCTCCTGGTCGACGGGTGCCTCCGGCACGGCCCGGCGGAGGGGTGACGCCCCCTCGGCGGCCTCCTGCACGCTCTGGCGGAGCCGCGACAGCCGGTCGGCGGATGCTGGTGCCGGGGGGGCGGGACCTCGCCAGGCGGGCGCCCGGTCGAGCGGGCGGCGACGGCGGTAGGCGACCCCCGCTGCCGCGGCGCCCGAGGCGGCCAGCCCGAGCCCGATGGGCAGCCAGAACAGCCAGAGGCGGCGGCGCTTGCGGAAGTCCTGGACCGGCCAGCCGCGCTGGGCGGCAAGGTCGCGGAGCTGGTGGTCGGGATTGACGGCCACCGGATGGCCGACGCCCTCGAGCATCGGGCGGTCGTTCACCGAGTCCGAGTACGCGCTCGAGTCGCGCAGGTCGATGCCCTGCTTCTCGGCCAGCTGGACGACCGCGTCGAGCTTGGCCGGGCCGTGGAGCACCGGCCCGATGAGCCGCCCCGTGTACACGCCGTCGACCAGCTCGGCCTCGGTGCCGAGGGCGCCGTCCATGCCGAGGTAGGCGGCGATCCGTTCGGCCAGCTCCCGAGGGGCCGCGGTGACCAGGTAGGTCCGGTCGCCGTTGGCGTGGTGCACGTCGATGACCCGCCGCATCCCCGGGTAGATGCGGGGGCCGATCACCTCGACCACGATGTCGTGGCCGAGCTGGATCAGCTCGGCCTCGGACTTGCCCTCCACGAACGCGAGCGCGGACTCGCGGGCGGCCTCCATCCCCCGCTTGCCCTCGGCCCCGGTGACCCTGAAGGTGATCTGCCCGAGCGCGAAGCCCACGAGGTCCCGCCAGGTGTAGAACCCGCGCCGGTACATGCCCCGGGCCAGCAGATACAGGCTGGACCCGGGCAGCAGGGTCTTGTCGACGTCGAAGAACGCCGCCCGCTTGGAGTCGAGCCGGGTGGTGGTCACGACCCGACGACCCCGAGCGCGCGCCGGAACCAGGGCAGCGTCCGGCGGATGCCCTCCTCGAGGCTGACCGTCGGCTTCCAGTCGAGCAGCTCCATGGCCCGGGTGATGTCGGGCC is a window encoding:
- the guaA gene encoding glutamine-hydrolyzing GMP synthase: MTPIAGHDTVLVLDFGAQYAQLIARRVRECHVYSEVVPYDVDPEAVRARGARALILSGGPASVYEPAAPALDLRLLDLGIPVLGLCYGQQAMARALGGRVEPTGVREYGRTLLSAEIQSVLFRDLPAEQTVWMSHGDTVTAAPPGAKVTAWTEAAPVAGFEDPARGLYGVQFHPEVAHTPRGLDLLKNFLYDAAGCRPNWTSMSIIEEQQAAVRAQVGDAHVLCALSGGVDSSVAALLVHRAIGDRLTCVFVDTGLLRHGEAEQVEETFRRDFKVNLVHVKAADRFLDRLAGVTDPEVKRKAIGAEFIRVFEEVARDHDDARFLVQGTLYPDVVESGGKQTATIKTHHNVGGLPEQMHLELVEPLRLLFKDEVRRVGEELGLPEDVVLRQPFPGPGLAVRIVGEVTAERLETLRAADRIVLEEVRRAGLDAELWQWFAVLLAVRTVGVMGDGRTYAYPIVVRAVTSEDAMTADFARLPWEVLERISTRVVGEVPGVNRVAYDVTSKPPGTIEWE
- a CDS encoding GuaB3 family IMP dehydrogenase-related protein is translated as MAEVEIGIGKSGRRAYGFDDIAIVPSRRTRDPDDIDISWDIDAYHFELPLLASAMDGVVSPRIAIELGRLGGLGVLNLEGLWTRYADPDAVYQEIAGLPDVEATKRMQEIYREPIQPELIGRRVQEVKEAGVVAAASLTPQRVERYHQFALDAGLDILVIQGTVVSAEHVSSTSQPLNLKTFIARYDLPVIVGGCASYSTALHLMRTGAAGVLVGVGPGAACTTRGVLGIGVPQATALADAAGARIRHLEETGRYVQVIADGGMRTGGDVAKAIACGADAVMIGSPLARAVEAPGRGYHWGMATFHPDLPRGTRVKTTTLGTLKEILLGPAPVNNGTMNLFGALRTSMATCGYASVKEFQKAEVMVAPALQTEGKLLQRSQHVGMG
- a CDS encoding DUF5319 family protein, whose protein sequence is MSDPLDPFEPDDDEQSDPIDEEERASLLEDLADLAEFREALEPRGFRGVVIPCPDCEEDHFFGWDLLRENLEHILEQGEPRVHEPAFEPSIDHYVTWDYGKGFVDGLLEGEHESGPLRDGWTSPTEAARRIRRALTTRGLTEDEVAAVLSEGGLPAGSDLE
- a CDS encoding HAD-IB family hydrolase, giving the protein MTTTRLDSKRAAFFDVDKTLLPGSSLYLLARGMYRRGFYTWRDLVGFALGQITFRVTGAEGKRGMEAARESALAFVEGKSEAELIQLGHDIVVEVIGPRIYPGMRRVIDVHHANGDRTYLVTAAPRELAERIAAYLGMDGALGTEAELVDGVYTGRLIGPVLHGPAKLDAVVQLAEKQGIDLRDSSAYSDSVNDRPMLEGVGHPVAVNPDHQLRDLAAQRGWPVQDFRKRRRLWLFWLPIGLGLAASGAAAAGVAYRRRRPLDRAPAWRGPAPPAPASADRLSRLRQSVQEAAEGASPLRRAVPEAPVDQEPPPRRWRVRVPGIR